The following coding sequences are from one Novosphingobium sp. KACC 22771 window:
- a CDS encoding cysteine desulfurase family protein yields the protein MPKSTIYLDHAATTPILPQVQEAIGDAMREWANPSSQHGSGRAARAQLEAARERVKQALGWPGEVIFTGGASEALAIGYTRAQALRRAASGVEHPAVSRLAERDAVIPVDRLGRIDPGALPSVDLIAVQQLNNETGVIQPALGEAIRGKGAVWLADCAQGAGKLPLPDADMIVIAGHKVGAPPGVGALLVRNFGLIQPSGGQERGYRGGTENLPYIMGLAAALEADSSWLLGAAVLRGWFEDEIRDMGGEVIGEGAERIATIGAYRLPGVNATTVLIRADMAGIAISAGSACSSGSLKPSPVILAMGRSEEEAREVFRVSIGRETRREDLAALVKVLRELRR from the coding sequence ATGCCCAAGTCCACCATCTATCTCGACCATGCCGCCACCACGCCGATCCTGCCCCAGGTGCAGGAGGCGATCGGCGATGCCATGCGCGAATGGGCCAATCCGTCGAGCCAGCACGGTTCGGGCCGCGCCGCGCGGGCGCAATTGGAGGCGGCGCGCGAGAGGGTGAAGCAGGCGTTGGGCTGGCCGGGCGAGGTGATCTTTACCGGCGGCGCGAGTGAGGCGCTGGCCATCGGCTATACCCGCGCGCAGGCGCTGCGCCGCGCGGCCAGCGGGGTTGAACATCCGGCTGTCTCTCGGCTTGCGGAACGCGATGCGGTGATCCCGGTGGATCGCCTTGGCCGGATCGATCCGGGCGCGCTGCCCTCGGTCGATCTGATCGCGGTCCAGCAGTTGAACAATGAGACCGGCGTGATCCAGCCTGCTCTCGGCGAGGCGATCCGGGGCAAGGGCGCGGTGTGGCTGGCCGATTGCGCGCAAGGGGCGGGCAAATTGCCGCTGCCCGATGCCGACATGATCGTGATTGCCGGGCATAAGGTTGGGGCGCCGCCGGGCGTCGGCGCGTTGCTGGTGCGCAATTTCGGCCTGATCCAGCCCAGCGGAGGGCAGGAGCGCGGCTATCGCGGTGGTACAGAAAACCTGCCCTATATCATGGGTTTGGCGGCGGCTCTTGAGGCGGATTCTTCATGGCTTCTTGGCGCGGCGGTCTTGCGCGGATGGTTTGAGGACGAGATCCGCGACATGGGCGGCGAGGTGATCGGCGAGGGGGCCGAGCGCATCGCCACCATCGGCGCCTATCGCCTGCCCGGCGTGAATGCGACCACGGTGCTGATCCGCGCCGATATGGCGGGTATTGCCATTTCTGCCGGTTCGGCTTGTTCGAGCGGCAGTCTCAAGCCCAGCCCGGTGATTTTGGCCATGGGGCGCAGCGAGGAGGAGGCGCGCGAGGTGTTTCGCGTTTCGATCGGCCGCGAGACCCGGCGCGAGGATCTGGCCGCGCTGGTCAAGGTTTTGCGCGAGCTTCGCCGGTGA
- a CDS encoding alpha/beta hydrolase has product MPAVIFPGPEGRLEGRFQPGSRPRAPVAMILHPHPQAGGTMNDRVTQALYKTFVARGFATLRFNFRGVGRSQGSFDNGIGELSDAAAALDWVQSIHPESSTTWVAGYSFGALIAMQLLMRRPEIRGFISVSPPANMYDFSFLAPCPASGIIVQGAADTVVTPNSVQKLVDKLRTQKHITIHHDEVPRANHFYENELDEMMRAVDNYLDMRLSPDCPIR; this is encoded by the coding sequence ATGCCCGCAGTGATCTTTCCCGGCCCCGAAGGCCGCCTCGAAGGCCGCTTTCAGCCCGGTTCGCGCCCGCGCGCGCCCGTGGCGATGATCCTCCATCCGCATCCGCAGGCCGGCGGCACGATGAATGACCGCGTGACGCAGGCACTGTATAAGACCTTTGTTGCGCGCGGGTTCGCCACGCTGCGCTTCAACTTTCGCGGGGTTGGCCGTTCGCAGGGCAGCTTTGACAATGGCATCGGCGAATTGTCGGATGCCGCCGCCGCGCTGGACTGGGTACAGTCGATCCACCCGGAATCCAGCACGACCTGGGTTGCCGGTTACAGCTTTGGCGCGCTGATCGCGATGCAGCTTTTGATGCGCCGCCCGGAAATCCGCGGCTTCATCAGCGTGTCGCCGCCCGCCAACATGTATGATTTCAGCTTCCTGGCCCCTTGCCCGGCCAGCGGCATCATCGTGCAGGGCGCCGCCGATACGGTGGTCACGCCCAATTCGGTGCAGAAGCTGGTGGATAAGCTGCGCACGCAAAAGCACATCACGATCCATCATGACGAAGTGCCCCGCGCCAACCATTTCTATGAGAACGAACTCGATGAAATGATGCGCGCCGTCGACAATTACCTCGACATGCGCTTGTCGCCGGACTGCCCGATCCGCTGA
- a CDS encoding cysteine desulfurase family protein: MIYLDYQATTPLAPEAREAMLYWLSEAGFANPHSPHRPGRAAAAAVAVARESVAAILPPGGRVTFTGGATEAINLAIQGLRPRRIAVSAIEHAAVLDTARACGAVVDVLPVSAEGLVAADADIAPGTDLVAVMQVNNEIGTVQPVAALAARAHAAGALFLCDAVQGAGKMAAPEGADMVAISAHKIYGPKGIGALWTRDGVSLNPLIHGGGQEGGLRSGTLSPALCAGFGAAAALCKDLWIKDGEHVEALWQIARAILPHWTLNGSEATRWHGNLNIRRDGLDVARLMSDCRDIAFSAGSACASGSGRPSHVLTALGLSPAQAKNSIRIGFGRYTQSGEFAEALKRIDAAADAQ; encoded by the coding sequence GTGATCTACCTGGATTATCAGGCCACAACGCCGTTGGCCCCCGAGGCGCGTGAGGCGATGCTCTACTGGCTGAGCGAAGCCGGGTTTGCCAATCCGCACAGCCCCCATCGCCCCGGCCGCGCGGCGGCGGCGGCTGTTGCCGTAGCGCGCGAGTCTGTCGCGGCCATCCTGCCGCCGGGCGGGCGCGTGACCTTTACCGGCGGGGCGACCGAGGCGATCAATCTGGCGATACAGGGCCTGCGGCCGCGCCGCATCGCGGTGTCGGCCATCGAACATGCCGCCGTGCTGGATACGGCAAGGGCCTGCGGGGCGGTGGTCGATGTGCTGCCCGTGTCGGCCGAGGGGCTGGTGGCCGCCGATGCGGACATTGCGCCCGGCACCGATCTGGTCGCCGTGATGCAGGTGAACAATGAGATTGGCACGGTGCAGCCGGTGGCCGCCTTGGCGGCGCGGGCGCATGCGGCAGGGGCGCTGTTCCTGTGCGATGCGGTGCAAGGGGCGGGCAAGATGGCCGCGCCGGAGGGGGCCGATATGGTCGCCATTTCCGCGCATAAGATCTACGGCCCCAAAGGCATCGGCGCGCTCTGGACCCGCGATGGCGTATCGTTGAACCCGCTGATTCATGGAGGGGGGCAGGAAGGGGGCCTGCGCTCCGGCACTCTCAGCCCCGCGCTGTGTGCCGGGTTTGGCGCGGCGGCGGCCCTGTGCAAGGATCTGTGGATAAAGGATGGGGAACATGTAGAGGCGCTGTGGCAAATCGCCCGCGCCATCCTGCCCCATTGGACGTTGAACGGCAGCGAGGCGACGCGCTGGCACGGCAACCTCAACATTCGCCGCGATGGCCTCGATGTGGCGCGATTGATGAGCGATTGCCGCGACATCGCTTTTTCCGCCGGTTCGGCCTGTGCCAGCGGGTCGGGGCGGCCCAGCCATGTGCTGACCGCACTTGGACTTTCGCCAGCCCAAGCAAAAAATTCTATCCGCATCGGTTTCGGCCGCTATACGCAAAGCGGAGAGTTTGCCGAGGCCTTGAAGCGAATCGATGCCGCAGCCGATGCCCAATAG